The proteins below are encoded in one region of Terriglobia bacterium:
- a CDS encoding S46 family peptidase has protein sequence MLRRMFFILAILLSLLLQPTTGEEGMYPISELTKLNLKAKGMKIDPKELYNPKGTSLIEAIVSLGGCTGSFVSKDGLIITNHHCVFSTVQAASTVENDYLTNGFLAKARPEEIRARGLTARITEEMRDVTKEVLSAISDSLDPVERSKAIDGRIGELTKQAQKELPGKSIGISEMLAGKSYVMFISTTLRDVRLAYVPPRSIGEFGGEDDNWVWPRHTGDFSFVRAYVGPDGKPADYSKNNVPYHPKRFLKVNPNGVNEEDLVFILGYPGRTYRHQTSSYMAYEENLRMPFVADLNDWQIKCMEELGKASRAVALKFDARVKGLANTMKNYRGKLAGMKRLQLVAEKREEEVALQKFIDADPQRKAIYGTVLDQIGKIYAEMSDKAQYELVLDNLQSTSLLLRLGNTVHDASREMAKPSAERSAAYRDSALAETRKASSGNFANYYEPAEKLFFRKMISLAAQLPQGQRIAIVDDVLQKDYSEQNIGRYVDAAFSKTTLRTAEGLANALGKTPEEAAQLNDPFVSLARELAPLQQNLRDVRQRRSAELSKLSALLIDVKQRYLKRDFIPDANGTLRFTYGHVRGYSPADATYLKPITTLTGVMEKTKDEYPYATPQKVRELYRAKDYGRYKLPKSNELPVALLYDTDTTGGNSGSPLMNAMGELVGVNFDRAWGATINDYAWNEAYSRSIAVDIRYVLWVTEKVGGADSLLKEMGVK, from the coding sequence ATGCTCAGACGGATGTTTTTCATTTTGGCCATTCTTCTGTCTCTTCTCCTCCAGCCTACCACGGGTGAAGAGGGAATGTATCCCATCAGCGAATTGACGAAGTTGAACCTCAAGGCGAAAGGCATGAAGATTGACCCGAAAGAGCTTTACAACCCGAAAGGCACGAGTTTGATCGAGGCAATTGTCTCCCTTGGCGGCTGCACCGGCTCGTTCGTCTCGAAGGACGGCCTGATCATCACCAACCACCATTGCGTCTTTAGCACCGTGCAGGCCGCCAGCACCGTGGAAAACGACTATCTCACCAACGGATTCCTCGCCAAAGCGCGACCGGAAGAGATTCGCGCCCGTGGGCTTACCGCGCGGATCACTGAGGAAATGCGCGACGTCACCAAAGAAGTGCTCAGCGCAATCAGTGATTCCTTGGACCCCGTGGAACGATCGAAAGCGATCGACGGCAGGATCGGTGAGCTGACAAAACAGGCTCAGAAAGAGCTTCCTGGAAAAAGCATCGGCATATCGGAAATGCTCGCCGGGAAATCGTATGTGATGTTCATTTCGACGACCCTGCGTGATGTCCGCCTGGCGTACGTTCCGCCCCGTTCCATCGGCGAGTTCGGCGGAGAGGATGACAACTGGGTATGGCCGCGTCACACGGGAGATTTCTCATTCGTCCGAGCTTATGTCGGTCCTGACGGGAAACCGGCCGACTACTCAAAGAACAATGTTCCGTACCATCCCAAACGGTTCCTGAAAGTGAATCCCAACGGCGTAAATGAAGAAGACCTGGTCTTCATTCTCGGCTATCCCGGAAGGACATATCGGCACCAGACGTCCTCCTACATGGCCTACGAGGAAAATCTCCGGATGCCGTTCGTCGCCGATCTGAACGACTGGCAGATCAAATGCATGGAAGAGCTGGGCAAGGCAAGCAGGGCCGTGGCGCTCAAATTCGACGCGCGGGTCAAAGGTCTGGCCAACACGATGAAGAACTATCGCGGCAAGCTTGCCGGCATGAAGCGCCTCCAGTTGGTTGCGGAAAAACGGGAAGAAGAGGTCGCGCTTCAAAAATTCATCGATGCTGACCCGCAACGCAAGGCAATCTACGGAACCGTACTGGATCAAATCGGCAAAATATACGCGGAGATGTCCGACAAGGCACAGTACGAGCTTGTGCTCGACAATCTTCAGTCGACTTCCCTGCTGCTTCGATTGGGCAACACCGTCCACGACGCAAGCAGAGAAATGGCGAAACCGAGCGCAGAGCGTTCGGCCGCCTACCGCGATTCCGCCCTGGCAGAAACCAGGAAGGCATCGAGCGGCAACTTCGCCAACTATTATGAACCGGCGGAGAAGCTTTTCTTCAGGAAGATGATCTCGCTCGCGGCGCAGCTGCCGCAGGGCCAGCGCATCGCCATTGTCGATGATGTCCTGCAAAAAGACTATTCCGAACAGAACATTGGCCGATATGTCGACGCCGCGTTTTCGAAAACCACATTAAGAACCGCCGAGGGGCTCGCGAATGCCTTAGGCAAGACGCCGGAAGAAGCGGCGCAGCTGAACGATCCGTTTGTCAGCCTGGCCAGAGAGCTCGCTCCGCTGCAGCAGAATCTGAGAGATGTCCGCCAGCGCCGCAGCGCAGAACTATCCAAACTCTCGGCTCTGCTTATTGATGTGAAGCAAAGGTACCTGAAGAGGGACTTCATCCCCGATGCGAACGGCACGTTGCGATTCACCTACGGCCACGTCCGAGGATACTCGCCGGCTGACGCAACGTATCTCAAGCCGATTACAACCCTCACGGGCGTGATGGAGAAAACGAAAGACGAGTATCCCTATGCCACGCCCCAGAAAGTGCGCGAGTTGTACCGGGCGAAGGACTATGGCCGTTACAAACTGCCCAAAAGCAACGAACTCCCCGTTGCCCTCCTCTATGATACCGACACTACCGGCGGCAATTCCGGAAGTCCACTGATGAATGCGATGGGTGAACTCGTGGGCGTGAACTTCGACCGGGCCTGGGGCGCGACGATCAATGACTATGCCTGGAATGAGGCGTACAGCCGCTCCATTGCGGTCGATATCCGATATGTCCTGTGGGTAACGGAAAAAGTCGGCGGAGCGGATTCACTGTTGAAAGAGATGGGTGTGAAGTAG
- the nuoJ gene encoding NADH-quinone oxidoreductase subunit J, which produces MNIVFYIAAAVAVLATALAVTRLNVVHGLLYLIVSLLAVAVVFFTLGAPFIAALEVIIYAGAIMVLFVFVVMMLNLGPRTIEQEHRWLSAGIWTGPSILAAVLLAELFYVFLSDRAALAPSGQTQPQAVGALLFGPYLLAVELSSILLMAGLVGAYHLGRRDRTAAHSTD; this is translated from the coding sequence ATGAACATTGTCTTTTACATTGCGGCGGCGGTTGCGGTGCTGGCGACGGCGTTAGCGGTTACCCGTCTGAATGTGGTTCACGGTTTGCTGTATTTGATCGTCTCGTTGCTGGCGGTGGCCGTGGTCTTCTTCACGCTGGGTGCTCCTTTCATCGCCGCTCTGGAAGTGATCATCTATGCCGGCGCCATCATGGTGCTGTTCGTGTTCGTGGTCATGATGCTTAACCTCGGACCGCGGACGATCGAGCAGGAGCACCGTTGGCTGAGCGCCGGCATTTGGACGGGGCCATCGATCCTTGCTGCCGTCCTGCTGGCGGAGCTCTTTTATGTGTTCCTGAGCGATCGGGCTGCGCTGGCACCTTCCGGGCAGACGCAGCCGCAGGCGGTCGGAGCGCTGCTGTTCGGTCCCTATCTGCTGGCCGTGGAGTTGTCGTCGATTCTCTTGATGGCAGGTCTGGTGGGGGCATATCACCTGGGGCGCCGAGACAGGACGGCGGCGCACAGCACTGACTAG
- the nuoI gene encoding NADH-quinone oxidoreductase subunit NuoI, protein MFSLIRTIWAVLTHTFRRRETIEYPEKKAYLAPRWRGRIILSRDPDGQERCVGCYLCAVVCPVECIALQAAEDEHGRRYPEFFRINFSRCIFCGYCEDACPTYAIQLTPDFEMSEYRRQNLVYEKEDLLINGTGKYPGYNFYRIAGMAVGGKSKGEAENEAPPTDIHSLLP, encoded by the coding sequence GTGTTCAGTTTGATCAGAACGATTTGGGCTGTGCTCACGCACACATTTCGCAGGCGGGAGACGATTGAATATCCCGAGAAGAAGGCGTATCTCGCTCCCCGATGGCGCGGCCGGATCATTCTTTCTCGTGACCCGGACGGCCAGGAGCGCTGCGTGGGCTGCTACCTGTGCGCCGTTGTCTGTCCGGTGGAGTGCATCGCCCTGCAGGCGGCCGAGGACGAACATGGACGACGCTATCCGGAGTTTTTCCGCATCAACTTCTCGAGGTGCATCTTTTGCGGCTATTGCGAAGATGCGTGCCCGACCTACGCCATTCAGTTGACGCCGGACTTCGAGATGAGTGAGTACCGGCGTCAAAACCTGGTATATGAAAAAGAAGACCTGCTGATCAACGGAACCGGCAAGTATCCGGGATACAACTTCTACCGGATCGCAGGAATGGCAGTCGGGGGCAAGAGCAAAGGCGAGGCGGAGAATGAAGCTCCACCAACGGATATTCACAGCCTTTTGCCGTAG
- a CDS encoding NADH-quinone oxidoreductase subunit N, with the protein MTRADLIALAPFLVIAGGAVLVMLGIALRRSHRLTFGLTLAIFASGLASLPQTVPFSPRQLTTLLVMDGYARFYLGLLFAAGFAVALMSYSYLELQGGEREEFYLLLLLATLGSAVLVASTHFASFLLGLEILSVSLYVLIGYTCTREQSIEAAVKYLILAAVSAAFLFFGMALIYADLGTMELSRVNSLLAARPGGPGALLLAGLALATVGIGFKLAVVPFHMWTPDVYEGAPAPATAFVASVSKGGVFALLLRYFSQLQLREHGVFFEIFASIAIASMLAGNLLALRQNNVKRILAYSSIANLGYLLVAFLASGSRAFTAVAYYLTAYFAAILCAFGVISALSGREAEMDSLPDYQGLFWRRPWVAGMFTTALLSLASIPLTAGFIGKFYVLTAGIGSALWLLVLVLVGTSGIGLYYYLRIVVIMAQDPGPAASTPPPVLTFTGGLVLTALTVALIWLGVYPAPIVRLIEATAASL; encoded by the coding sequence GTGACCCGGGCTGATCTGATTGCTCTGGCACCTTTCTTGGTGATTGCCGGGGGTGCCGTCCTGGTGATGTTGGGAATCGCCCTGCGCCGGAGCCATCGCCTCACTTTCGGCCTGACGCTGGCCATCTTTGCCTCAGGGTTGGCCTCCCTGCCGCAGACCGTACCGTTCTCCCCGCGGCAGCTGACCACCCTGTTGGTAATGGATGGCTATGCGCGCTTTTACCTGGGGCTGCTTTTCGCCGCAGGATTCGCCGTGGCCCTGATGTCCTATTCCTATTTGGAACTGCAGGGCGGCGAACGTGAGGAATTCTACCTCCTGCTGCTTCTGGCAACATTGGGTTCTGCCGTGCTCGTTGCCAGCACCCACTTCGCGTCTTTTTTGCTCGGTCTTGAGATTCTCAGTGTCTCCCTTTACGTTCTGATCGGCTACACCTGCACACGAGAGCAGAGCATCGAGGCGGCCGTCAAGTACCTCATCCTGGCCGCGGTTTCCGCCGCTTTTCTGTTTTTCGGCATGGCGTTGATCTATGCCGACCTCGGGACTATGGAATTGTCGCGCGTCAACTCCCTGCTGGCTGCCCGGCCCGGGGGGCCGGGAGCACTGCTGCTGGCCGGCCTCGCCCTCGCCACCGTCGGCATCGGCTTCAAGCTGGCAGTGGTCCCCTTTCACATGTGGACTCCCGACGTGTACGAAGGAGCACCGGCGCCGGCAACTGCATTCGTGGCATCGGTATCGAAGGGCGGGGTGTTTGCGCTCCTGCTGCGCTACTTCTCACAGCTGCAGCTGCGCGAGCATGGCGTCTTTTTTGAGATTTTTGCCTCGATCGCGATCGCCTCGATGCTGGCCGGCAATCTGCTGGCTTTGCGGCAGAACAACGTCAAGCGCATTCTGGCCTATTCTTCCATCGCCAACCTGGGCTATCTCCTGGTCGCGTTCCTGGCCAGCGGATCACGGGCATTCACCGCGGTGGCCTACTACCTGACCGCCTATTTCGCGGCTATCCTGTGCGCGTTCGGGGTCATATCAGCCTTATCCGGCCGCGAGGCAGAAATGGATAGCCTTCCCGACTACCAGGGTCTTTTCTGGCGCCGGCCCTGGGTGGCCGGCATGTTCACAACAGCGCTGCTGTCGCTCGCGAGCATCCCGCTGACGGCGGGTTTCATCGGGAAATTTTATGTTCTGACAGCCGGCATCGGTTCCGCGCTATGGCTGCTCGTGCTGGTCCTGGTGGGAACCAGCGGCATCGGGCTTTACTACTATCTCCGCATCGTTGTCATCATGGCCCAGGATCCGGGTCCGGCCGCCTCCACCCCGCCACCGGTGCTGACATTCACGGGCGGCCTGGTGCTCACTGCGCTCACCGTGGCGCTGATCTGGCTTGGCGTCTATCCCGCCCCGATCGTGCGCCTGATCGAAGCCACGGCCGCGAGTCTCTGA
- the nuoK gene encoding NADH-quinone oxidoreductase subunit NuoK → MALIPMQHGLILAGILFGLGLIGVLTRRNIVFVLLSIEVMLNAAGLAFIVAGARWGQPDGQVMFLLVLATAAAEVSVGLALVLRIHRQLKTLDTAAAGKMKG, encoded by the coding sequence GTGGCTTTAATACCAATGCAGCACGGGTTGATCCTGGCCGGAATCCTGTTTGGTCTCGGGCTGATCGGCGTGCTCACGCGCCGCAACATCGTATTCGTGCTGCTTTCGATCGAGGTCATGCTGAATGCCGCCGGGCTGGCCTTCATCGTCGCGGGCGCTCGCTGGGGGCAACCGGACGGACAGGTGATGTTTCTCTTGGTGCTGGCCACAGCGGCGGCCGAAGTGTCCGTCGGGCTCGCGCTGGTGCTGCGTATCCATCGGCAGCTGAAGACACTGGACACGGCCGCCGCCGGCAAGATGAAAGGCTGA
- the nuoH gene encoding NADH-quinone oxidoreductase subunit NuoH, with amino-acid sequence MTEILRPILTILGVLIVILTVAAGLIWLERRLLGIWQDRWGPNRVGPFGLNQVVADAIKLFFKEDWIPPFADKPVFVLAPAIIMVTVLMTFAVIPFGPQISVVNLNIGLLFFLAMSSLGVYSVVLAGWASNNKYALIGGLRSVAQMLSYEVFMGLSLMGVVLLAGSFNLNDIVAAQKHLWFCIPQFLGLIIFLVAGFAETHRLPFDLPEAEAELVAGYHTEYSGMKFGMFFVGEYLAVTLISAMIVTLFFGGWLGPVLPPPLWFFIKTFAFICGFILARAALPRPRYDQLMAFGWRVLLPLSLLNLLATGAIALAIAP; translated from the coding sequence ATGACCGAGATTCTTCGCCCAATCCTGACAATCCTAGGCGTCCTGATCGTCATCCTGACCGTTGCGGCAGGGCTGATCTGGCTCGAGCGCAGGCTGCTGGGGATCTGGCAAGACCGCTGGGGGCCTAACCGGGTGGGACCGTTCGGCCTGAACCAGGTGGTGGCAGATGCCATCAAGCTCTTTTTCAAGGAGGACTGGATTCCGCCTTTCGCGGACAAGCCCGTCTTTGTTCTGGCGCCCGCCATCATCATGGTAACGGTGCTGATGACCTTCGCCGTGATCCCCTTTGGGCCGCAGATCTCGGTCGTCAACCTCAACATCGGCCTCCTTTTCTTTCTGGCGATGTCATCGTTGGGGGTTTACAGCGTGGTCCTGGCCGGCTGGGCCTCCAACAACAAATATGCCTTGATCGGCGGCCTGCGCAGCGTAGCTCAAATGCTGAGTTACGAGGTCTTCATGGGGCTGTCGCTGATGGGCGTAGTTCTGCTCGCCGGATCCTTCAACCTCAACGACATCGTCGCAGCCCAGAAGCATCTGTGGTTCTGCATCCCGCAGTTTCTTGGCCTGATCATTTTCCTGGTCGCGGGCTTCGCGGAAACGCACCGGCTGCCGTTCGACCTGCCCGAGGCCGAGGCGGAACTGGTGGCTGGGTATCATACAGAGTATTCAGGCATGAAGTTCGGCATGTTCTTCGTCGGCGAATATCTCGCCGTCACGCTGATCTCGGCAATGATTGTCACCTTGTTTTTCGGCGGCTGGCTCGGCCCAGTACTGCCGCCACCCCTCTGGTTTTTCATAAAGACGTTCGCCTTCATCTGTGGATTCATACTCGCTCGGGCCGCCCTTCCACGCCCGCGCTATGACCAGCTGATGGCCTTCGGCTGGAGGGTGCTGTTACCGCTGTCGCTGTTAAACCTGCTGGCCACCGGCGCAATCGCTCTGGCGATCGCACCTTGA
- the nuoG gene encoding NADH-quinone oxidoreductase subunit NuoG, with the protein MATIYVDGKAYEVDPGRNLLHACLELGLDLPYFCWHPELGSVGACRQCAVKQYRDEHDTKGKIIMACMTPAADGTRISIEDPEAREFRASIIEWLMLSHPHDCPICDEGGECHLQDMTVMTGHDYRRYRGLKRTFQNQYLGPFVNHEMNRCIQCYRCVRFYNDYAGGRDFGAHMLRNQVYFGRQTDGVLESEFSGNLVEVCPTGVFTDKSLKRHYTRKWDLQTAPSICVHCAIGCNTLPGERYGTLRRIRNRYHGEVNRYFLCDRGRYGYEFVNSERRIRRPMLRRAAGTAAEPATREEALAHLAGILAESQGVIGIGSPRASLEANFALRTLVGAENFCLGTSDEESELISAAVEILRQGPARSPSLHDAMRADAVLVLGEDLTNTAPMLALALRQSVRQQPMETARKQKIPDWQDTAVREALQHQRGPLFIATPAATRLDEIARGVLRAAPDDIARLGFAVASVLNPACPEVPGLPGDTRALAAQIAADLAAARRPLIVAGTSLGSKPILQAAANAAWALTTASRTAELSLVVAECNTVGIGLMGGAGISRALASLRQKTADTLLILENDLYRRGDATTVDALFAGARHVAVIDSLANDTTARAEVVLPAATFAESTGTLVNNEGRAQRAYQVFTAGGEVAESWRWLQDIMVATHRAQEAAWKNLDDVTEALARALPVFSRVPDMAPAAEFRMTGQKIPREPHRYSGRTAMLAHIEVSEPKPPSDSETPFSFSMEGYPGHPPAALIHEFWAPGWNSIQAVNKFQKEIGGPLHGGDPGRRLIEPPSGASLVFFADVPPPFQLRHGEYLAVPLFHIFGSEELSMLSPGIAELAPEPCLALNPADARVLAVDDGANVLVEFKASRHRLPVRLTASLPAGVVGIASGLPAWRGPRAPEWVRLAALR; encoded by the coding sequence GTGGCGACGATTTACGTGGATGGAAAGGCCTACGAAGTCGATCCCGGCCGGAACCTGCTTCATGCCTGTCTGGAGTTAGGACTGGACCTCCCCTACTTCTGCTGGCACCCGGAGTTGGGGTCGGTAGGCGCCTGCCGCCAGTGCGCCGTCAAACAGTACAGGGATGAGCATGACACCAAAGGCAAGATCATCATGGCCTGCATGACTCCCGCCGCGGATGGCACACGGATTTCCATCGAGGATCCCGAGGCGCGCGAGTTCCGCGCCTCCATCATCGAGTGGCTGATGCTGAGCCATCCCCATGACTGTCCTATATGCGACGAAGGCGGCGAGTGCCACTTGCAGGACATGACCGTCATGACCGGGCATGACTACCGGCGCTATCGCGGATTGAAGCGTACTTTCCAGAATCAGTACCTCGGCCCCTTCGTGAACCATGAAATGAACCGTTGCATCCAGTGTTATCGCTGTGTGCGCTTCTACAACGACTACGCGGGCGGGCGCGACTTCGGCGCCCACATGCTGCGCAATCAGGTATATTTCGGCCGCCAAACAGACGGCGTGCTCGAGAGTGAATTCAGCGGCAACCTGGTGGAGGTGTGCCCCACGGGTGTTTTCACCGACAAATCGCTCAAGAGGCACTATACGCGGAAGTGGGACCTCCAGACCGCGCCCTCGATCTGCGTTCACTGCGCCATTGGCTGCAACACCCTCCCCGGCGAGCGCTATGGGACGCTGCGCCGGATCCGCAACCGCTACCACGGCGAGGTCAACCGCTATTTTCTGTGTGACCGCGGCCGCTATGGCTACGAGTTCGTCAACAGTGAGCGCCGCATCCGCAGGCCGATGCTGCGGCGGGCGGCCGGAACTGCGGCCGAGCCTGCAACCAGAGAAGAGGCGCTCGCACACCTGGCGGGTATCCTGGCGGAGAGCCAGGGCGTGATCGGTATCGGATCGCCGCGAGCCTCCCTCGAAGCCAACTTCGCGTTGCGCACTCTGGTCGGGGCGGAGAACTTCTGCCTGGGCACCTCCGACGAGGAATCAGAATTGATCTCTGCAGCGGTGGAGATCCTGCGGCAGGGACCTGCGCGCTCCCCTTCTCTGCACGACGCGATGCGGGCCGATGCCGTCCTGGTCCTGGGGGAGGATCTGACCAATACCGCACCCATGCTCGCGCTCGCGCTGCGCCAATCGGTGCGCCAACAGCCGATGGAGACTGCGCGCAAGCAAAAGATCCCCGACTGGCAGGACACCGCCGTGCGTGAAGCGCTCCAGCATCAGAGGGGTCCCCTCTTCATCGCCACACCAGCAGCCACCCGGCTGGATGAGATCGCCCGAGGCGTGCTGCGTGCCGCGCCCGACGACATCGCTCGCCTCGGCTTCGCGGTTGCATCGGTGTTGAACCCTGCTTGTCCGGAGGTCCCCGGTCTGCCGGGCGACACGCGCGCGCTGGCCGCGCAGATTGCCGCCGATTTGGCGGCAGCGCGCCGTCCTCTGATCGTGGCTGGGACCAGCCTGGGCAGCAAACCAATCTTGCAGGCGGCCGCCAATGCCGCATGGGCGCTCACGACCGCCTCCCGCACGGCCGAGCTCAGCCTCGTTGTCGCTGAGTGCAATACCGTCGGGATCGGCTTGATGGGTGGAGCAGGGATCAGCCGGGCTCTCGCATCACTGCGGCAAAAAACAGCGGATACGCTTCTGATCCTCGAGAATGATCTTTACCGGCGCGGCGATGCGACGACGGTCGATGCACTGTTTGCCGGTGCCAGGCACGTGGCTGTGATTGATTCGCTGGCCAACGACACGACCGCCCGCGCGGAAGTAGTGCTGCCGGCGGCGACGTTCGCCGAAAGCACCGGCACTCTGGTCAACAATGAAGGAAGAGCGCAGCGCGCCTATCAGGTTTTCACTGCAGGCGGCGAGGTGGCGGAGAGCTGGCGCTGGCTTCAGGACATCATGGTCGCGACGCACAGGGCCCAGGAAGCCGCCTGGAAAAATCTGGACGACGTCACCGAGGCACTGGCCCGGGCTTTGCCGGTTTTCAGCAGGGTTCCGGACATGGCACCTGCCGCTGAGTTTCGCATGACCGGCCAGAAGATCCCCCGCGAACCCCACCGGTACAGCGGTCGGACCGCCATGCTGGCACATATCGAAGTCAGTGAGCCCAAGCCTCCCAGTGATTCGGAAACTCCGTTTTCATTCTCGATGGAGGGCTATCCGGGACATCCCCCCGCGGCCCTCATCCATGAGTTCTGGGCCCCCGGGTGGAATTCCATTCAGGCGGTCAACAAGTTCCAGAAGGAGATCGGCGGCCCGCTGCACGGCGGCGATCCGGGACGCCGACTGATCGAGCCCCCTTCCGGTGCGAGTCTCGTTTTTTTTGCAGACGTCCCACCGCCTTTCCAGCTCCGGCACGGCGAATATCTGGCCGTGCCGTTGTTTCATATCTTCGGCTCCGAAGAGCTGAGCATGTTGTCGCCCGGGATTGCGGAGTTGGCGCCTGAACCATGTCTGGCGCTCAATCCCGCAGACGCGCGGGTACTTGCAGTAGATGATGGAGCCAACGTGCTGGTCGAATTCAAAGCCAGCCGGCATCGGCTGCCGGTTCGGCTGACTGCCTCGCTGCCGGCCGGTGTCGTGGGCATCGCGAGCGGCCTGCCGGCATGGCGCGGACCGCGTGCACCCGAATGGGTACGGCTTGCCGCGCTTCGCTAG